The following proteins are encoded in a genomic region of Gimesia algae:
- a CDS encoding peroxiredoxin yields the protein MKFSYREFLGLMLSFACMCSLTANAFGQVNAPPGKLEVGDSAPAFTAKDDQGKGWKSTDYVGKKVLVVYFYPADLTGGCTKQACGFRDDMKKLQGENVEVIGVSGDSVRNHQLFKKEHDLNFTLLADEDGGVAKKFGVPLKAGGSIKRTIDGKEETLTRGVTAARWTFVIDKNGKVVMKNTKVKAADDSKAILEVVNQLKS from the coding sequence ATGAAGTTTTCGTATCGTGAGTTCCTCGGTTTGATGTTGAGTTTTGCCTGTATGTGCAGTCTGACTGCAAATGCGTTCGGCCAGGTGAATGCACCTCCCGGCAAACTGGAAGTGGGTGACAGTGCTCCCGCTTTTACTGCAAAGGACGATCAGGGCAAAGGCTGGAAATCAACGGACTATGTTGGCAAGAAGGTACTTGTCGTGTATTTCTACCCTGCTGATTTAACGGGCGGCTGTACCAAGCAGGCGTGTGGTTTTCGTGATGATATGAAAAAGCTGCAGGGGGAAAATGTGGAAGTGATCGGCGTCAGTGGTGATTCCGTTCGCAATCATCAGCTCTTCAAGAAAGAGCATGATTTGAATTTCACTCTGCTGGCTGATGAAGATGGCGGGGTTGCCAAAAAGTTTGGTGTGCCTCTGAAAGCAGGCGGATCAATTAAACGCACTATTGATGGTAAGGAAGAAACCTTAACACGCGGTGTAACAGCGGCACGCTGGACTTTTGTGATTGACAAAAATGGCAAAGTTGTGATGAAAAATACCAAAGTCAAAGCTGCTGACGACAGTAAAGCGATTTTGGAAGTGGTCAACCAGCTGAAATCGTAA
- a CDS encoding outer membrane protein assembly factor BamB family protein codes for MVLIQCLISNVSCHAQPLRNDGVGDGILEGDPHALFPTSRLYSKSFQDAKQLLSEQKYPVAIPELQSILDAPEDFLQTDSVTGFESLKEAAQQLIATLPDAGRRYYSLQYGPAADQMLQQAEALDDNNLLREIVRRYFFTKAGAEAAYALGGYYFERGDFLAATQIWEMLSTQHELALSKEPHLTFKLAVAWFHLGNLGKCRQALMQLSRLAEEPVYQFPNGTKVSLFTADENPVEWLSRLTGRLDLRVAREQGDWTMYRGSPARTASAEFAVPSAKPLWQFSTIQDPFLQLLKDPPPVAEMLQKLGAHRRKHVAGVLPAASPLVIRDQVIFRTHRNLKAVSLKTGKLSWETTLSDKLYQELLKDPQNTDEEFLGTPQTPLEKYLAQRAWQDYTAGHLSTDGKLVYCVENVGFIAGFYHFSRLDRENVLVPNSFNRLVAFEADTGKFVWELGGPRLQNPINYSGHYFLGAPLPLDGKLYCLAEEGREFRLLVLDAATGQTIWTQSLYRSDYPIARDYTTDRRPLDHIRRRIGLSPSAAHGVLVCPTGSGCTIGIDLIQRKLLWRQVDTGGKEISMFAAFARDFNGNDEGWAEFTPVIIGNRVLIESRKSQTLQCLSLFDGRLIWSRPRRNNLFIATIHDGKILLVGNDQIEALKLSDGSLAWPKPQPIGAPSGRGIVVKNTYYQPVETGEILSIRLDDGLVLARTRVETEGLVGNLAAAGGMLVSQSESEVVGFQSVTAIEEQIRQASLSKQPEDQAIAQLLKGELKLFAGDVTQAMQFIDQSLQIKPTLRARRLYADIFLESLGHDFAPNEKLIPKMKSLLVDEGQRKRFFQILAVNYQQRGNLQAALLNYLRLSELKGLLESEPVKGGEFVRTDRWIRSQLELLTLRASVEDRKKIAAFFSRYYSEKLVHADRVALERFLQCCGNLPETQQARMILVARLDQEIDSAQEEDRAYLQSALMRHLKHLRSSQQPVVAAYATAKLTEIYLSANRNAQAEEYIGELRTRWPDVVCMDGKTASQLAEQWEAQLDRKQAVSASAWQGKSVEVYRGEQNKGQNTSLTVEIIGLSNALFNNYRLEVGPAKEWLFAYDGQGQPQWSFSLLKAEIEVPQQPYFSARVFQQYLVVNFGAEFFILDTLNRDSEDRPLLLWKQRLMSGPPSVRDYISIERTGVAPVLREYLTRNMDRELLGRIGTINEEFICYQIGSDLIAADLLTGEILWKQQGFGISSRHYGDAEHVIVIAGQEQAEQRYVVLSGQNGDVINTFKLDQGESPIFAFERYLLTLTIEADNDRQLHLKDLTKDEEIWSQKLSENSIYTLGQNYEIVMMHPDGTIAFLDLMTGEQKFAVQGQPASKMINLLVLRNSRQYLVFVSLPYIAADRADATRGRVVFRSLSLTSYLFNGMAYSIDRQTGELMWSLPLETQGIDFSQFLDLPVMTFGIRRIRGITSTDGTQVDLQVVDLRNGDVVLKETTTSNRLRIWVVPDLERNDILIEPFQIRLSFEDPPIAAKKP; via the coding sequence ATGGTTCTGATTCAGTGTCTCATTTCCAATGTTAGCTGTCATGCGCAGCCTTTGCGCAATGATGGGGTTGGAGATGGGATTTTAGAGGGCGATCCGCATGCACTGTTCCCTACCAGTCGGCTTTATTCAAAAAGTTTTCAGGATGCAAAACAACTGCTCAGCGAGCAAAAGTATCCGGTCGCGATACCTGAGCTGCAGTCCATTCTGGATGCGCCGGAAGATTTCCTGCAAACGGATTCAGTGACTGGTTTTGAAAGTCTGAAAGAGGCTGCGCAACAGTTGATCGCGACGCTGCCTGATGCCGGCAGGCGTTATTATTCACTGCAATATGGTCCTGCGGCTGATCAGATGCTGCAACAGGCAGAAGCGCTGGATGATAACAATCTGCTTCGCGAGATTGTTCGTCGCTATTTCTTTACCAAAGCGGGTGCAGAGGCAGCCTATGCGCTGGGCGGGTATTACTTCGAGCGCGGAGATTTTCTGGCAGCAACCCAAATCTGGGAGATGCTCAGTACGCAACATGAACTGGCGCTTTCAAAAGAACCACACCTGACATTTAAACTGGCTGTTGCCTGGTTTCATCTCGGTAACCTGGGAAAATGCCGACAGGCATTAATGCAGCTGTCGCGCCTGGCAGAAGAGCCTGTTTACCAGTTTCCGAATGGCACAAAGGTCTCTCTCTTTACCGCGGATGAAAATCCGGTGGAGTGGTTATCGCGGCTGACAGGCAGGCTTGATCTACGCGTGGCGCGGGAACAGGGTGACTGGACCATGTACCGAGGCAGTCCTGCCCGTACCGCGTCTGCCGAATTTGCGGTTCCCTCTGCGAAACCCCTCTGGCAATTCTCTACAATTCAAGATCCATTCCTGCAGCTTCTCAAGGACCCTCCGCCGGTAGCGGAAATGTTGCAAAAGCTGGGCGCGCATCGCCGCAAGCATGTCGCAGGTGTTTTACCGGCTGCCAGTCCCCTGGTTATTCGAGATCAGGTGATTTTCAGAACACATCGTAATCTCAAAGCGGTTTCATTGAAGACGGGCAAATTAAGCTGGGAGACCACACTTTCAGACAAGTTGTATCAGGAGTTACTCAAAGATCCACAGAACACGGATGAAGAATTTCTGGGTACTCCACAGACGCCGCTGGAAAAATATCTGGCCCAGCGCGCCTGGCAGGATTACACTGCAGGGCATTTAAGTACTGATGGGAAGCTGGTCTACTGTGTGGAAAATGTGGGGTTCATTGCCGGCTTTTATCACTTCAGCAGGCTTGATCGTGAGAATGTATTGGTCCCCAACTCGTTTAATCGACTGGTGGCATTTGAAGCGGATACCGGAAAGTTTGTATGGGAACTGGGTGGGCCACGGCTGCAGAATCCGATTAATTATTCGGGGCATTATTTTCTGGGAGCTCCTTTACCACTGGATGGGAAGTTATATTGCCTGGCAGAGGAAGGTCGAGAATTTCGTCTGCTGGTTCTGGATGCCGCAACAGGGCAGACCATCTGGACGCAGTCGCTGTACCGGAGTGACTATCCTATAGCCCGCGATTATACAACGGATCGTCGTCCTCTTGATCATATTCGCCGCAGGATAGGCTTGAGTCCCTCTGCCGCGCATGGAGTCCTGGTCTGTCCCACGGGTTCCGGTTGCACGATCGGCATTGATCTCATTCAACGTAAGCTGCTCTGGAGGCAGGTTGATACCGGCGGTAAAGAAATTTCCATGTTTGCCGCTTTCGCCCGCGATTTCAATGGAAATGACGAAGGCTGGGCCGAGTTTACTCCCGTGATCATTGGTAACCGCGTATTGATCGAATCCAGAAAGTCTCAGACACTGCAATGCCTGAGTCTGTTCGATGGGCGTTTGATCTGGTCACGTCCCAGACGAAATAATCTGTTCATTGCCACAATTCACGACGGGAAAATCCTGCTTGTGGGAAATGACCAGATCGAGGCATTGAAGCTGAGCGATGGCTCTCTTGCCTGGCCGAAACCACAGCCAATCGGTGCACCCAGTGGCCGGGGAATTGTAGTGAAGAATACCTATTACCAGCCTGTTGAGACGGGAGAAATATTAAGCATCCGTCTTGATGATGGATTGGTTCTGGCCAGAACACGCGTTGAAACGGAAGGTCTGGTTGGAAATCTGGCAGCCGCTGGAGGAATGCTGGTCTCTCAGAGTGAATCTGAAGTGGTCGGTTTCCAGTCAGTCACAGCGATCGAGGAGCAGATTCGACAGGCGAGTCTCTCAAAGCAGCCAGAAGACCAGGCAATCGCACAGCTGTTAAAGGGTGAGTTGAAGCTGTTTGCGGGGGATGTCACCCAGGCGATGCAGTTTATAGATCAGTCGCTTCAGATTAAACCGACACTGCGTGCCCGGCGGCTGTATGCAGATATCTTCCTGGAAAGCCTGGGTCATGATTTCGCACCGAATGAAAAGCTGATTCCCAAAATGAAAAGCTTGCTGGTGGACGAAGGGCAGCGAAAGAGATTCTTTCAGATTCTGGCGGTGAATTATCAGCAGCGTGGAAATCTGCAGGCCGCTCTTCTGAATTATCTCAGACTGTCCGAACTGAAAGGTCTGCTGGAATCGGAGCCGGTGAAAGGGGGAGAATTTGTCCGCACGGATCGCTGGATACGGTCTCAGCTGGAACTACTGACTCTGCGGGCCTCCGTGGAAGATCGAAAGAAGATTGCCGCATTCTTTTCGCGATATTATTCGGAAAAGCTGGTCCATGCAGATCGTGTTGCCTTGGAACGATTTCTGCAATGTTGTGGCAACCTGCCTGAAACCCAGCAGGCCCGCATGATTCTGGTAGCCCGACTGGATCAGGAGATCGATTCTGCGCAGGAAGAAGATCGAGCTTATTTACAGAGTGCTCTGATGCGGCATCTCAAGCATCTTCGTTCGTCGCAGCAGCCTGTAGTGGCTGCCTACGCGACAGCAAAATTGACAGAGATTTATCTCTCCGCAAATCGAAACGCTCAAGCCGAAGAATATATTGGCGAGCTGCGCACGCGCTGGCCGGACGTGGTTTGCATGGATGGTAAAACCGCGTCGCAGCTGGCTGAACAATGGGAAGCACAACTTGACCGCAAGCAGGCAGTGAGTGCGTCGGCCTGGCAGGGAAAGTCGGTCGAGGTCTATCGTGGGGAGCAAAACAAAGGACAGAATACTTCACTGACGGTTGAGATTATTGGCCTGTCCAATGCTTTATTCAATAACTATCGACTCGAAGTCGGGCCTGCTAAAGAGTGGCTCTTTGCTTACGATGGCCAGGGGCAACCGCAATGGTCGTTCTCTCTTTTGAAAGCCGAAATTGAAGTTCCCCAGCAACCCTATTTTTCAGCGCGTGTGTTTCAACAGTATCTCGTGGTCAATTTTGGCGCCGAATTTTTTATTCTGGATACTCTGAATCGCGATTCAGAAGACCGACCTCTGCTGTTATGGAAACAGCGTCTCATGTCCGGCCCTCCCAGTGTGCGAGATTATATTTCGATTGAACGTACCGGGGTGGCACCTGTGTTGCGCGAGTATCTTACTCGAAACATGGATCGTGAATTATTGGGGCGAATCGGGACAATCAACGAGGAATTTATCTGTTACCAGATCGGTTCAGATCTGATCGCCGCTGATTTGCTGACGGGAGAAATCTTATGGAAGCAACAGGGATTTGGCATCAGCAGCAGGCATTATGGTGATGCAGAGCATGTGATAGTCATCGCAGGCCAGGAACAGGCTGAGCAACGCTATGTTGTGTTGAGTGGTCAGAATGGTGATGTGATTAACACATTCAAGCTGGATCAGGGGGAGTCGCCGATCTTTGCCTTCGAACGCTATCTACTCACTTTGACGATCGAAGCAGACAATGACCGCCAGCTGCATCTGAAGGATCTGACAAAGGATGAGGAAATCTGGAGTCAGAAGCTGAGCGAGAATTCAATTTATACGCTGGGACAGAATTATGAAATTGTCATGATGCATCCAGATGGGACGATTGCTTTTCTGGATTTAATGACAGGCGAACAGAAATTTGCAGTCCAAGGGCAGCCTGCATCCAAGATGATCAACCTGCTCGTACTCAGAAATTCACGTCAGTACCTGGTATTTGTCAGTCTGCCTTATATCGCTGCGGACAGAGCAGATGCCACCAGAGGCAGGGTGGTATTTCGATCGTTGAGCCTGACTTCCTATCTGTTTAATGGAATGGCCTATTCCATCGATCGACAGACGGGAGAATTAATGTGGTCACTGCCTCTGGAAACACAGGGGATTGATTTCTCTCAGTTTTTAGATTTGCCAGTGATGACCTTTGGCATTCGCAGAATCAGGGGGATTACCTCGACTGATGGAACACAGGTTGATTTGCAGGTTGTTGACTTGAGAAATGGAGATGTTGTTCTCAAGGAGACGACTACCAGCAATCGTTTAAGGATCTGGGTAGTCCCTGATCTCGAACGCAACGATATTCTCATCGAGCCATTTCAGATCCGACTCAGTTTTGAAGATCCGCCGATTGCGGCAAAAAAACCATAG